From a region of the Corallococcus coralloides DSM 2259 genome:
- a CDS encoding glycoside hydrolase family 15 protein: MNPHHEDLKGGIAIEDHGIIGDLRTVALVGNEGTIDWLCYPHFDSPSIFAALLDPEKGGYWRVSPEPDGVMKRQFYWPDTNVLVTRFYTPNGVGELIDLMPLGKGARAEGREVLRRIRVVRGEMSFRMECFPAFNYARDEHETHVVKGGAAFLSRTLSMQLVTPIPLKQEKNGVVAHFTLKESQSAVFTLREGGVEGCHHHLHTHDSAEKLFRDTVDYWRHWVSKCKYTGRWREMVQRSALALKLMTFEPSGAIIAAPTCSLPESPGGTRNWDYRFCWLRDAAFTVYAFIRIGFNEEAEAFMRWVEARCAENGDGPLPLMFRLDGTRVPEEQQLHHLRGYGGASPVRIGNAAADQLQLDIYGELMDSVYLSNKYAVPISYDFWSHLRRLVDWLCDHWQMEDEGIWEIRGSRRHFVYSKLMCWVAVDRAIRLADKRSLPADRAKWLKTRDAIFEEIMDKGWCKERGAFIQAYGHDALDAANLLMPLVFFLSPVDPRMLSTLDVIRKPPRDGGLTSDGLVFRYDTDKKLDGIEGSEGTFNLCSFWLVEAMTRASPVRPDLLDEARLIFERMQGYANHLGLYAEQTGMSGEAMGNFPQALTHLSLISAAYNLDRTLGRHD, encoded by the coding sequence GTGAATCCCCACCACGAGGACCTGAAGGGCGGCATCGCCATCGAGGACCACGGCATCATCGGCGACCTGCGCACGGTGGCGCTGGTGGGCAACGAGGGCACCATCGACTGGCTGTGCTACCCGCACTTCGACAGCCCCAGCATCTTCGCGGCGCTGCTGGACCCGGAGAAGGGCGGGTACTGGCGCGTGTCCCCGGAGCCGGACGGGGTGATGAAGCGGCAGTTCTACTGGCCGGACACCAACGTGCTGGTGACGCGCTTCTACACGCCGAACGGCGTGGGAGAGCTCATCGACCTGATGCCCCTGGGGAAGGGAGCGAGGGCGGAGGGGCGCGAGGTCCTGCGGCGCATCCGCGTGGTGCGCGGGGAGATGTCCTTCCGCATGGAGTGCTTCCCGGCGTTCAACTACGCCCGGGACGAGCATGAGACGCACGTGGTGAAGGGCGGCGCGGCCTTCCTCTCCAGGACGCTGAGCATGCAGCTGGTGACGCCCATCCCGCTGAAGCAGGAGAAGAACGGCGTCGTCGCGCACTTCACGCTGAAGGAGAGCCAGTCCGCCGTCTTCACCCTGCGCGAGGGCGGCGTGGAGGGCTGCCACCACCACCTGCACACGCACGACTCCGCGGAGAAGCTCTTCCGCGACACGGTGGACTACTGGCGCCACTGGGTGTCCAAGTGCAAGTACACGGGGCGGTGGCGGGAGATGGTGCAGCGCTCGGCGCTGGCCCTGAAGCTGATGACCTTCGAGCCGTCCGGGGCCATCATCGCGGCGCCCACGTGCAGCCTGCCGGAGTCCCCGGGCGGCACGCGCAACTGGGACTACCGCTTCTGCTGGCTGAGGGACGCCGCGTTCACCGTCTACGCATTCATCCGCATCGGCTTCAACGAGGAGGCCGAGGCGTTCATGCGCTGGGTGGAGGCGCGCTGCGCGGAGAACGGGGACGGACCGCTGCCCCTGATGTTCCGTCTGGACGGCACCCGGGTGCCGGAGGAGCAGCAGCTGCACCACCTGCGCGGCTATGGCGGCGCCAGTCCGGTGCGCATTGGCAACGCGGCGGCGGACCAGTTGCAGCTGGACATCTACGGCGAGCTGATGGACTCCGTGTACCTGTCCAACAAGTACGCGGTGCCCATCTCGTATGACTTCTGGAGTCACCTGCGGCGGCTGGTGGATTGGCTGTGCGACCACTGGCAGATGGAGGACGAGGGCATCTGGGAGATTCGCGGCTCGCGCCGGCACTTCGTCTATTCGAAGCTGATGTGCTGGGTGGCGGTGGACCGGGCCATCCGGCTCGCGGACAAGCGCAGCCTGCCGGCGGACCGGGCGAAGTGGCTGAAGACGCGCGACGCCATCTTCGAGGAGATCATGGACAAGGGCTGGTGCAAGGAGAGGGGCGCCTTCATCCAGGCCTACGGGCATGACGCGCTGGACGCGGCGAACCTCCTGATGCCGCTGGTGTTCTTCCTGTCGCCGGTGGATCCGCGGATGCTCTCCACGCTGGACGTCATCCGCAAGCCGCCGCGGGACGGGGGCCTGACGTCGGACGGCCTGGTGTTCCGCTACGACACGGACAAGAAGCTGGATGGGATTGAGGGCAGCGAAGGCACCTTCAACCTGTGCAGCTTCTGGCTGGTGGAGGCGATGACGCGCGCGAGTCCGGTGCGGCCGGACCTCTTGGACGAGGCGCGGCTCATCTTCGAGCGGATGCAGGGCTACGCGAACCACCTGGGGCTGTACGCGGAGCAGACCGGCATGTCCGGCGAGGCGATGGGCAACTTCCCGCAGGCGCTGACGCATCTGTCGCTCATCAGCGCCGCATACAACCTGGACCGGACGTTGGGCCGCCACGATTGA
- a CDS encoding App1 family protein translates to MPDLYPLLFRFAVKADAHYDVLSRRVRKGLGIAPPLRILPYRGYGTPERVVIKARVLEERKVTPQRQRHTLWSSAVASYKRYMTREISSAHVAVRWGDKRWEGVTDEEGFLELWVPPPEGVRSGWHMVELELLSPEAEGVPRVSAPVRVAGTSAELGVISDIDDTVIATGVTDPLKRAWALFLTEHRVRLPFPGVDAFYAALQAGASGGADNPIFYVSSSPWNLYEHLDEFLAIHRIPIGPLLLRDWGLSKHGFAPGGGHGHKLDKIRGVLETLSHLPFVLIGDSGQEDAEHYRTIVREYPDRIRCVYIRNVPGRSKRGEEMAAIANDIRDAGSELVAVDDTVAAARHAARAGWIRWEEVPEVEAHRREDAARSALGERG, encoded by the coding sequence ATGCCCGACCTGTACCCGCTGCTGTTCCGCTTCGCCGTCAAGGCGGATGCCCACTACGACGTGCTGAGCCGCCGCGTGCGCAAGGGGCTGGGCATCGCCCCGCCGCTGCGCATCCTGCCGTACCGGGGCTACGGCACCCCGGAGCGCGTGGTCATCAAGGCGCGCGTGCTGGAGGAGCGCAAGGTGACGCCCCAGCGCCAGCGCCACACGCTGTGGAGCAGCGCCGTGGCCTCCTACAAGCGCTACATGACGCGCGAGATCTCCAGCGCGCACGTGGCGGTGCGCTGGGGGGACAAGCGCTGGGAGGGCGTGACGGACGAGGAGGGCTTCCTGGAGCTGTGGGTGCCACCTCCCGAAGGCGTGCGCTCCGGCTGGCACATGGTGGAGCTGGAGCTCCTGTCCCCGGAGGCCGAGGGCGTGCCGCGCGTGTCCGCGCCGGTGCGGGTGGCGGGGACGAGCGCGGAGTTGGGCGTCATCAGCGACATCGACGACACGGTCATCGCCACGGGGGTGACGGATCCGCTCAAGCGCGCGTGGGCGCTGTTCCTCACGGAGCACCGGGTGCGGCTGCCCTTCCCGGGCGTGGACGCGTTCTACGCGGCGCTCCAGGCGGGCGCGAGCGGCGGGGCGGACAACCCCATCTTCTACGTGTCCAGCAGCCCGTGGAACCTCTACGAGCACCTGGACGAGTTCCTCGCCATCCACCGCATCCCCATTGGCCCGCTGCTCTTGCGCGACTGGGGCCTGTCAAAGCATGGGTTCGCGCCGGGCGGGGGACACGGGCACAAGCTGGACAAGATTCGCGGCGTGCTGGAGACGCTGTCGCATCTGCCCTTCGTGCTGATTGGGGACAGCGGCCAGGAGGACGCGGAGCACTACCGCACCATCGTGCGCGAGTACCCGGACCGCATCCGCTGCGTCTACATCCGCAACGTGCCGGGGCGCTCCAAGCGCGGCGAGGAGATGGCGGCCATCGCGAACGACATCCGCGACGCGGGCAGTGAGCTGGTCGCCGTGGACGACACGGTGGCCGCCGCGAGGCACGCGGCGCGCGCCGGGTGGATCCGCTGGGAGGAGGTCCCGGAGGTGGAGGCCCACCGCCGCGAGGACGCCGCACGGAGCGCCCTGGGAGAACGGGGCTGA